The following nucleotide sequence is from Apium graveolens cultivar Ventura chromosome 4, ASM990537v1, whole genome shotgun sequence.
acatacgttgaatttcaaaaatgaacatttttttattaaaatcaacttttatattaacaatagtgtaaattttacattattgtatattatgattgcaagtcatcctgatttcaattatgcattttttatcattttaaattgagtaagttaattgtaaattagtagtgaactcagtaataatatagaccagtacatatagtttatttaaataaaattcaaaatttttggttaACTCTATATTcaacataaatattattttttaactttttatttgtaaacatactgacggcattctacagattaagtataatcgtttcgttttaaacgtacaatgactaccctatttatattcattcattaatgtaaattatacaacacaaacaataatatatatatatatatatattttgcttaatggtTTACATTTGAAACATTGTGTAATTTGTTATTGccttttatgaaaataatacatattgataaacaatcaacttgtatttgatatacgttagaCATTGTACAACATTTACATATAAAAAACAATTAAGAACATTATaattctagaaaatgacccgtgtcttgcacgggttattatgcaatattaaatattaaaataacaCATACCTCATGATGTGTATGGAGGGATTGTGTACGCTgtatgtaattataatgatgtttgaattaaatttaaaattatatttaaagtCATGATTGGAAATAAAATAGTGATTCAGGTTAAAAAGGTGAAAGATTGCATATAAAGgtattataaaataaatttataattggAGATGGCCTAAATAAATGAAACTGTATTCGGTTATGATATGGGCCTTAAAATTGGACACACCATGATACAAAAAAAATTGTCTTAAAACCCTTAAATTTTACATAAAACATAATTCATCAACATCCTTCAAATAACAGATAATTCATATTACATGAGGAAAGTTTTTTAAGACAAAATAAAGCATGCCAACAGATAAATTCATTAAACAACTGCCATGGGTTGTTTAGGCCTAAACTCGAAACCTTGTACGATAAGGCCAGCCTTGAGTACATTTGTATCAGTTGACATAAATCGCGTCTCcacctcatcatcatcatctctTGCACCAGTCTCAAACTCTGCTATCTTAATCTCCATCCATTCGTCCTTCCTCCACCGACTAAACTCTCCATTTCGTTGCTCAATGTTGTGTGCAGATGTTCTTGGATCAGGATAAActatgctatcttcatcatcaggCACCTCCTCTCTTTCATTAACAAATCTAATGGATGTCTTTGCCGAATCAAGTCCGCAGGCATCCTCATATATTTTAAAGACAAGATATGTTTCATAAGTGGTGTGAGGAGATAACATTCCAATTTTCATTTTTCCACGAATATCAACACACCGCCCCTTGTCAAGTACATCAACCTCCTCTGAAAATCTGTTCACATGATAATACATTGAGGCATTAATGCATGATACATGCGATGAGAGGACGACTTTAATCATATTCATCACTTACAATGCGTTCAGAATACGTGTAAACTAGTCAAACTGTTCGTGAGTTACTCGAACTCGGCTCGTAAAAAATTCCAATTCGGCTGGGAATTAATCAAGCCGAGCTCGAGTTCGAGCTCGAGGTTTTCAAATTTGTAACCGAGTCGAGTTCGAACTTCCGATTACTCGGCTCGTAAGGTTCGAGCCTTATTGAGTCTCTAttattttcagttatttttattataaaaatatttttatattttttatatattatttatttattattcaatcAAACTTGAGCCAAACCATCCTATTTCgaatttttgttaatatttagtgAAATAAATTCGAGTTTTCAAACCGAACTCAAGCCTACCGAACTTTTTACTTGAAATTAAAAGTTTGGTCGAGTTCAAAGCTCGAACCCGAACTATTTTTATTGAGTTCGAGCCGAGCCACGGTCTAGGACTCGGCTCAACTGGATTACACACCTAGTTTGGAGTTGTTGCACACAAAACTACAGTTTCTTGCGCAAAATTAGCTCAAATcctattttattaaaattttaaaatctgcTCATTAGAAAAGTGGTTTTACCAAAAAGGACGAGGAAGTATGCTTTTGAAAAAATACGACCTTGTAGTTCTAATTCTACTATTAAATCacatttaaaatattattttttcataaaatatgtgtatatcaataatattataaaatattaaatatcaaaatatgtgcatatcaaaaatattattaaatatttattttgtgaAATAACACTTTCTCTATCAATACTATCATTTCTAACCGTAATTACCTAAAGTGATTTACATCTTTTACAAGATAATGTCATGTGACCTGCATTTCATAAAATTGACTTGCATTCACGAATGGAGACCAAGAATAGTCAAAATTATTTAGATTTATCTTTAAATTGTAATTAGCTGGTTGGGTGTGACCGGTGAGGTGAAGTTATTCAAATTATTTAAGGTAATAGATCAGGCTACATGTAATATAGACTTCATATTTGCATTCATATGGGAAATAAATATGCATAATGTTGTATTTAATTATCTTTATTAGCACTACTGTTTTACTATTTTCTGTTATTTTTTTGCCCAAAAAAGCCAATACCTAAAGAGATTGCAAATTTTAACAAAAAAGGTTTAGTCTTAGCTCAAAATTTTGTTATTAAAATGATATTATTAATAGATAAAAATgtgaatattttgaaaaataCCCTTCATAATATTGTTTTGctactttattttaaaaaaaaagcATTCCATTTTATACTTTAAATAACATCTTTTATCAAAATATTAAgcaaaatttataatatatacataatttttaaaaaaatttggtaTTGTAGGTTAGGACTCTAAACAACCCATTAATTTGTCTTGTCACCTCATCCCTAAATGCTTCTTTTCAATTGAGGTATGCACAAAATATAATACTACATTGTACAACTCAACACACAAGCTAACAGTTCCCAACTAGAGTGACCATAATTCCCACACTTATTAGTTTGTTATACTAGAAAGAAAATACTTATAACAAAGTTACTATCATTATATAGAGTGATGCACAAGTATTTGTAGTAAGAACCACATTAGTATTTACCAAAATGTACATTTGCATATATGTAAATAATGCAACAATAATTATTCACATACCTTGAGTTACTATCATATAACAGCCACCACCAAGGAACAATGGCAAGCTGCCTAGCAGCTACCATTAAACATTTTTTTCCGCCTCCTTTATCCAACCAAAAACTCTGTTAGAACAATAATGAGATCAAGTAATTAGACAATTTAACTAAAAGATTATGGAACATTCTCTTTTATCATGATACAAATATATAAGTAATCCAAAAATCATCATGAATAGTTCTAACTTCTAATacttattcataatttttggataAATTATTGTAAATTTTTGGTTGTCAACTATCCAATCTTTACTCCAAATCATATAGTTATAAATAATCATATACCTACAAATAATTCATCTAAACACTAATTTTTTTTAATGGAGAAATTGAAGAGAATATGTCAATTTAGAACATTAATTACAAATAAAGAAATATTTAAATCTTTATGCCCTTACATTGATCAGTCTTTGAAGATAAGGGTACATCTATAATATGTAAAATGCAAAAACGGCAGGgaataaatttaaatatatgaGTATATTTAAATATATGGAGTAATGCACATGGTAAACTTTGATCATCCCAGTCTTAAAAAGAATAATCTTATATTTCATTGAGTTGTTTCTATATATTGTTTTCCAACTTTGACATTTGATAAGCACTTAATTAAATACCAATAATGAAATCCCAAATaaatattaaagaaaataatattttatattttaaaactaattttcacggggaacaattattttataatcatattttaattaaaatatgtACAAGTATCTTAATGTTAATTAAACacatatttaatttttatttataatctTTT
It contains:
- the LOC141720148 gene encoding F-box protein PP2-B15-like, with translation MVAARQLAIVPWWWLLYDSNSRFSEEVDVLDKGRCVDIRGKMKIGMLSPHTTYETYLVFKIYEDACGLDSAKTSIRFVNEREEVPDDEDSIVYPDPRTSAHNIEQRNGEFSRWRKDEWMEIKIAEFETGARDDDDEVETRFMSTDTNVLKAGLIVQGFEFRPKQPMAVV